In Candidatus Baltobacteraceae bacterium, a genomic segment contains:
- a CDS encoding arsinothricin resistance N-acetyltransferase ArsN1 family B — MSLIIRVARVDDAQAFAAIYAPIVAGTHASFENEPPNDAEMERRIRSTLEQTPWLAAECDGAIAGYAYAGRHRERAGYRWAVDVSVYLDERFRGRGIGRALYDRLLALLEQQGFRRAYAGVALPNDASVGLHRALGFEPIGIYRRVGWKAGRWYDVMWLGRDVGPDEGDAQPPEPIPFARLQ; from the coding sequence GTGAGCCTCATCATTCGCGTAGCCAGGGTAGACGATGCGCAGGCCTTTGCCGCAATCTATGCGCCGATCGTCGCGGGCACACACGCATCGTTCGAAAACGAGCCGCCGAATGACGCGGAGATGGAACGGCGCATCCGCAGCACCCTCGAGCAGACACCCTGGCTCGCGGCCGAGTGCGACGGCGCGATTGCAGGATATGCTTATGCGGGACGACACCGCGAGCGCGCCGGATACCGCTGGGCGGTCGACGTGTCCGTCTATCTCGATGAACGTTTTCGCGGTCGCGGTATCGGGCGCGCGCTCTACGATCGTCTCCTCGCATTGCTCGAGCAACAGGGCTTCCGGCGCGCCTATGCCGGTGTCGCGCTCCCGAACGACGCGAGCGTTGGCCTTCACCGCGCGCTGGGCTTCGAACCCATCGGCATCTATCGCCGTGTCGGCTGGAAAGCCGGACGCTGGTACGACGTGATGTGGCTCGGGCGCGACGTCGGCCCCGATGAGGGCGATGCGCAGCCGC
- a CDS encoding cyclodeaminase/cyclohydrolase family protein, which produces METLPEYLSQLASEWPTPGGGSAATMVAAAGAALVAMVARISSANPKYAAAHQLALELVERADALREELVRARERDEAAFDRVVAASAMPKSTDAEKQARRAALELALAHAAAEPLAVALNALEILRLTQSALDLNNKNLVSDIGCAAEFAHAALAACAYNVRINHRFMHDRAAVDAQTHALERYEREAAAQLASVRRAVAVMLAPRS; this is translated from the coding sequence GTGGAGACGCTCCCCGAATACTTATCACAACTTGCCAGCGAATGGCCAACCCCCGGCGGGGGCAGCGCTGCGACCATGGTCGCAGCCGCCGGAGCCGCGCTGGTGGCGATGGTGGCGCGGATTTCCTCGGCCAATCCGAAATACGCGGCAGCTCACCAGCTCGCGCTCGAGCTGGTCGAACGCGCCGACGCTCTGCGGGAGGAGCTCGTGCGCGCGCGCGAACGCGACGAAGCGGCCTTCGACCGGGTGGTCGCCGCCAGCGCCATGCCCAAATCCACCGACGCCGAGAAGCAAGCGCGCCGCGCGGCGCTGGAACTTGCGCTCGCGCACGCCGCCGCCGAGCCCTTGGCGGTGGCGCTCAACGCCCTCGAAATTTTGCGTCTCACGCAGAGCGCGCTCGACTTGAACAACAAGAATCTCGTCAGCGATATCGGCTGTGCGGCGGAGTTCGCCCACGCCGCTCTCGCCGCATGCGCCTATAACGTGCGCATCAATCACCGCTTCATGCACGACCGGGCTGCGGTCGACGCGCAAACGCACGCTCTCGAACGCTACGAGCGCGAAGCCGCCGCGCAGCTCGCATCGGTGCGCCGCGCCGTCGCGGTCATGCTCGCACCCCGCTCGTGA
- the ahcY gene encoding adenosylhomocysteinase codes for MPVTEKLAGDVKDRSLADAGRSRIAWAGAYMPVLAQIRDRFEIGKPLRGVRIGACLHVTTETANLMLALQAGGAEIALCASNPLSTQDDVAAALCEYGIPTYAIKGEDNATYYSHIESVIATKPQMSMDDGCDLVTTIFTKHNHLLKEMIGGCEETTTGVIRLKAMEKDGVLPYPVIAVNNALTKHMFDNRYGTGQSTIDGIIRATNVLIAGRTVVVVGYGWCGRGIAARAAGLGAHVVVTEVDPRKAIEAVMDGYRVMPMTDAAKTGDVFVTVTGNYHVIREEHFHLMKDGAIVCNSGHFNDELDLDGIKRLAKGVNTPRAFVEQYEFHDGRKVCILADGRLVNLAAGEGHPAAVMDMSFANQAMAAAHLAKNHANLKKHVYDVPVEIDEEVAKLKLSSMNVEIDVLTPEQVKYMASWSEGT; via the coding sequence GTGCCCGTCACGGAAAAGCTTGCTGGTGATGTCAAAGACCGCAGCTTGGCAGACGCCGGCCGCTCGCGTATCGCGTGGGCGGGAGCGTACATGCCGGTGCTTGCGCAAATTCGCGATCGTTTCGAGATCGGCAAACCCTTGCGTGGTGTGCGGATCGGCGCATGCCTGCACGTCACGACCGAAACCGCAAATCTGATGCTCGCGCTGCAGGCCGGCGGCGCCGAGATCGCGCTGTGCGCCAGCAATCCGCTCTCGACGCAGGACGACGTTGCCGCCGCGCTGTGCGAGTACGGCATCCCGACCTACGCGATCAAGGGCGAAGACAACGCGACCTATTATTCGCACATCGAGTCGGTGATCGCGACCAAACCACAGATGTCGATGGACGACGGCTGCGACCTCGTGACGACGATCTTCACCAAGCACAATCATTTGCTCAAGGAGATGATTGGCGGCTGCGAAGAGACCACGACCGGCGTGATTCGTCTAAAAGCAATGGAAAAAGACGGCGTGCTGCCGTATCCGGTCATCGCGGTGAACAACGCGCTGACCAAGCACATGTTCGACAACCGCTACGGCACGGGTCAATCGACCATCGACGGGATCATTCGCGCTACCAACGTGCTGATCGCGGGCCGGACGGTCGTCGTGGTCGGGTACGGCTGGTGCGGACGCGGCATCGCGGCGCGCGCCGCCGGGTTGGGCGCGCACGTCGTCGTGACCGAAGTCGATCCGCGCAAGGCGATCGAAGCGGTGATGGACGGTTATCGTGTGATGCCGATGACCGACGCGGCCAAGACCGGCGACGTGTTCGTGACGGTGACCGGCAACTACCACGTGATTCGCGAAGAGCACTTCCACCTGATGAAAGACGGCGCGATCGTCTGCAACTCCGGTCATTTCAACGACGAACTGGATCTGGACGGTATCAAGCGTCTTGCGAAGGGCGTCAATACGCCGCGCGCGTTCGTCGAACAGTACGAATTCCACGACGGCCGCAAGGTCTGCATTCTCGCCGACGGACGGCTGGTGAACCTGGCTGCGGGCGAGGGTCATCCGGCAGCGGTGATGGACATGTCGTTCGCCAATCAGGCGATGGCGGCTGCGCATCTGGCGAAGAATCACGCCAATTTGAAGAAGCACGTCTATGACGTGCCGGTCGAGATCGACGAAGAGGTTGCCAAACTGAAGCTCTCGTCGATGAACGTCGAGATCGACGTGCTCACGCCCGAGCAGGTGAAGTACATGGCCTCGTGGTCGGAGGGAACGTAG
- the metK gene encoding methionine adenosyltransferase — MAEYRRLFTSESVTEGHPDKVADQISDAVLDALLKDDPYSRVAVETFAITGQIHIAGEVTTKTYIDIPRIVRETIADIGYTKSAVGFDAETCGVSVSIDEQSPDIAMGVDKSLEAKGGRDDEFEQTGAGDQGMMFGYACKETVELMPLPIVLAHNLTRHLAAMRKNGDIPYLRPDGKSQVTVEYDGDRPVRVDAVVLSTQHDPDISLEVIRTEVTNKIIKHVIPNGMLDKNTRVFVNPTGRFVIGGPKGDAGLTGRKIIADTYGGMARHGGGAFSGKDPTKVDRSGAYAARWVAKNVVASGLADRCEIQVAYAIGVAEPVSVLVETFGTAKIAEELIAKAVKEVFDLRPAAIIHYLNLRRPLYKQTAAYGHFGRPDLDLPWERLDKIDALRAATGFTGEALRVPNFAQ, encoded by the coding sequence ATGGCCGAATATCGCAGACTCTTCACTTCGGAGTCGGTCACCGAGGGCCACCCCGACAAAGTTGCCGACCAGATTTCCGATGCGGTGCTCGACGCGCTGCTCAAAGACGATCCGTACTCGCGCGTTGCGGTCGAAACGTTTGCCATCACCGGACAGATTCACATCGCCGGCGAGGTGACGACCAAGACCTACATCGACATCCCGCGGATCGTACGCGAGACGATCGCCGACATCGGCTATACGAAGTCCGCCGTCGGATTCGACGCCGAAACGTGCGGCGTGAGCGTCTCGATCGACGAACAATCGCCGGACATCGCGATGGGCGTCGACAAGTCGCTCGAGGCGAAAGGCGGCCGCGACGACGAATTCGAGCAGACCGGCGCGGGCGATCAGGGCATGATGTTCGGGTACGCCTGCAAGGAAACGGTGGAGCTGATGCCGCTCCCGATCGTGCTTGCGCACAACCTGACCCGTCATCTGGCCGCCATGCGCAAGAACGGCGACATCCCGTACCTGCGCCCGGACGGCAAATCGCAAGTCACCGTCGAGTACGACGGCGACCGCCCGGTCCGCGTCGACGCCGTGGTCCTCTCGACCCAGCACGATCCGGATATTTCGCTCGAAGTGATCCGAACCGAAGTCACCAACAAGATCATCAAGCACGTGATTCCGAACGGAATGCTCGATAAGAACACCCGTGTCTTCGTCAATCCGACCGGCCGTTTCGTCATCGGCGGGCCCAAGGGCGATGCCGGCCTGACCGGACGCAAAATCATCGCCGATACCTACGGCGGCATGGCGCGTCACGGCGGCGGTGCGTTCTCGGGCAAGGATCCGACCAAGGTCGATCGCTCGGGCGCGTATGCGGCGCGCTGGGTCGCAAAGAACGTCGTCGCATCGGGGCTGGCGGATCGATGCGAGATCCAGGTCGCCTACGCAATCGGCGTTGCCGAACCGGTGAGCGTGCTGGTCGAAACCTTCGGCACCGCAAAGATCGCGGAAGAGCTGATCGCGAAGGCCGTCAAAGAAGTCTTCGATCTGCGTCCGGCGGCGATCATTCACTACCTGAACCTGCGCCGCCCGCTCTACAAGCAAACCGCGGCTTACGGTCACTTCGGGCGGCCCGACCTCGACTTGCCGTGGGAGCGGCTCGACAAAATCGATGCGCTCCGAGCAGCGACCGGGTTTACCGGTGAGGCCCTGCGCGTCCCGAACTTCGCGCAGTAA
- a CDS encoding DUF2214 family protein, producing the protein MLLDVVLAWLHFLCIFFLVSTLVAELVLYRQRMDRFRLEQLRRVDTLFGISAVLVIISGILRVTLGLKGAAFYMHNPFFWTKMALFLAVGLLSIPPTVHYLRLKPASDGAGSVEIPPRAFRATWTFLSCEIVLLALIPFFATMLAHGYQ; encoded by the coding sequence ATGCTTCTCGACGTCGTGCTGGCGTGGTTGCATTTTCTGTGTATCTTCTTTCTCGTCAGCACGCTCGTTGCGGAGCTCGTGCTGTATCGGCAACGAATGGACCGCTTCCGGTTGGAGCAGCTGCGGCGGGTCGATACGCTCTTCGGTATCAGCGCGGTCCTGGTAATCATCAGCGGGATCTTGCGCGTGACCTTGGGCCTCAAAGGCGCCGCGTTCTACATGCACAATCCGTTCTTCTGGACGAAGATGGCGCTCTTTCTCGCCGTCGGGCTGCTCTCGATTCCGCCGACGGTTCACTACTTGCGCCTTAAGCCCGCGTCCGACGGGGCCGGAAGCGTCGAGATTCCTCCGCGGGCGTTTCGCGCCACCTGGACGTTCCTGAGTTGCGAGATCGTGCTTTTGGCCCTCATCCCGTTCTTTGCGACCATGCTCGCCCACGGGTACCAGTAG
- a CDS encoding secretin N-terminal domain-containing protein, giving the protein MGDVVKIGGLLRLGRWRARALGCAILYTVLCTGGIALGASEFVTGVKVEGLAGGYTRVDITFAGNAPPNFQLSGDGGQTVLVQIPDSSASGVVLNHPYLGANGVSSVTVTDIGAVTVRIDLTQPLHVVAVASGHDLVLDVDTSPALSSARTQSTSTGPAIEGARTYVVVRLQYADVGEVANLLVSGQQVQPTAPFQPQGSIFSLPTSAGSQSVNSGGISSLTGPQEPLGARLSDSVAYDRRLNAIILSGTPAEIAAMRNLIAQVDVPAQSVMLECKVVEMSEATATDLGLGLNAGAGTPVAVGTVAAGGTPGSKPQYNLSAQANLYATIERDGGKVLASPSVLATDNVAAQILTGDALPIITTTIYPGGTAVTQSSVNYIAVGVNLQIQPHVASDGYVTSDIFAEVSSVTAYVTTSQGSVPEISLRQITTLARVRDGQPFVVGGLFLNEEITSMTRIPVLSELPLLGGLFRARHDSSSLSNLYVVVTPHILHSSADQGSQ; this is encoded by the coding sequence GTGGGTGATGTCGTAAAGATCGGGGGATTGCTCCGGCTAGGGCGATGGCGGGCGCGCGCACTTGGTTGTGCGATTCTTTACACTGTGCTGTGCACAGGAGGCATCGCGCTAGGGGCATCGGAGTTTGTTACGGGCGTTAAGGTCGAGGGTCTCGCCGGTGGCTACACGCGGGTCGACATAACCTTTGCCGGAAACGCGCCGCCTAATTTTCAGCTTTCCGGCGATGGCGGACAGACCGTGCTCGTTCAGATTCCAGATTCTTCTGCGAGTGGGGTTGTTCTCAATCACCCGTATCTCGGTGCCAACGGGGTCTCGTCTGTCACGGTTACTGACATCGGCGCGGTGACCGTGCGCATCGATCTTACTCAGCCGCTGCATGTTGTAGCGGTAGCCTCCGGGCATGATCTCGTCCTCGACGTCGATACGTCGCCAGCGCTTTCGTCCGCCCGGACGCAATCCACTTCTACCGGGCCAGCGATTGAAGGCGCCAGGACCTATGTCGTGGTGCGTCTTCAGTATGCGGATGTCGGCGAGGTCGCAAACCTACTTGTAAGTGGGCAGCAAGTTCAGCCGACTGCTCCGTTCCAGCCCCAAGGGTCCATCTTTAGCCTGCCGACCTCCGCCGGTTCGCAGAGTGTAAATAGTGGTGGCATCAGTAGCCTAACCGGGCCGCAGGAACCGCTCGGAGCTAGGTTGAGCGATTCAGTCGCGTATGATCGTCGTCTCAACGCGATTATTCTGTCTGGAACCCCGGCGGAGATCGCCGCGATGCGAAATCTCATCGCGCAAGTAGACGTACCGGCGCAGAGCGTGATGCTTGAGTGCAAAGTCGTTGAGATGAGTGAGGCGACGGCCACTGACTTGGGGCTCGGTTTGAATGCGGGTGCGGGCACGCCTGTCGCGGTGGGGACAGTAGCTGCCGGCGGTACGCCGGGATCGAAGCCGCAATATAATTTATCAGCTCAGGCCAATCTTTACGCGACGATAGAGCGCGATGGCGGGAAGGTGCTCGCTTCGCCGAGTGTGCTCGCCACGGACAACGTGGCGGCGCAGATTCTGACCGGCGACGCGTTGCCAATCATCACAACGACTATCTACCCGGGAGGCACGGCAGTAACGCAAAGCAGTGTTAATTACATTGCGGTTGGCGTAAATCTCCAGATTCAGCCACACGTAGCGAGCGATGGCTACGTTACTTCGGATATCTTTGCTGAAGTGTCTAGCGTGACCGCATATGTGACGACGTCGCAGGGAAGCGTGCCCGAGATTAGCCTTAGGCAGATCACTACACTGGCCCGCGTGAGAGATGGCCAGCCGTTTGTCGTCGGAGGTCTCTTTCTCAACGAGGAGATAACGTCTATGACCCGGATTCCTGTCTTATCCGAGCTACCTCTGCTCGGTGGGCTATTCCGAGCGCGTCACGACTCATCGAGTCTTTCAAATCTTTACGTCGTTGTCACTCCCCACATTTTACATTCGAGCGCGGACCAGGGGTCGCAGTAA
- a CDS encoding TIR domain-containing protein: MRRLSVPRWLRRTLFLIAVYAAVMYVFVQLPGGWHDWDWAAFNVLDALQHGGPAKPDPSIVYVDFMYDANSAAIPQRRRALATFITTAVSQKPRAIVLDFAFSRCPDTPCDAQYSRANEALLVALNAAHRSGVNVFATITEPNAVDDEGLPDNQPANKLDRAIYEALANYGHSGIEVHSGEKPPAYAGELYYHACIPFDRWPPLFSGSSLQEDIWSLVDVAADSDHESFPPPPGSPHVCNIRMLIPARYGAVISGAETHRITVQQPFPPDANFAGKFVIVGAAEHDVHEESHHPGPDLLAWAIGDERAFLRFDPATPDRPGALLFLVIAFSLITVGAFVALFFALRRLPLGALRSALPWIAAGLALGCGIVVFIAFEVAMFTMANKIQPQVSLVALGMLLAAVLCGVWGARMEFEVLQQIGGDPTREAYDWDVFISYAHEEMDWVVANVYEPLKRAQPANGRALKIFFDKNSIRYAAVWQDNIVHSIAGSRFVVAVFSEVYFSRPYCNWEIRRAYRKLIDRGLDSRVVFGVMRGKVAVPKAIDDIQYESIEDNPGLMDQFIAEITARLEQT; the protein is encoded by the coding sequence GTGAGGCGGCTTTCGGTACCGCGATGGCTGCGGCGAACACTGTTCCTCATCGCGGTATATGCTGCCGTGATGTACGTTTTCGTGCAGCTTCCCGGCGGCTGGCACGACTGGGATTGGGCAGCGTTCAACGTTCTCGACGCGTTGCAGCACGGGGGCCCGGCAAAGCCCGACCCGTCGATCGTCTACGTCGATTTCATGTACGACGCAAATAGCGCCGCGATACCTCAGCGAAGACGCGCCCTCGCGACGTTCATCACGACGGCGGTCTCACAGAAACCCCGCGCGATCGTCCTGGACTTCGCGTTTTCGAGGTGCCCGGATACGCCGTGTGACGCGCAGTATTCACGGGCGAACGAAGCGCTGCTCGTAGCCCTCAACGCCGCGCATCGTAGCGGGGTAAACGTGTTTGCTACGATCACCGAGCCCAACGCCGTCGACGATGAAGGGCTTCCCGACAATCAGCCCGCGAACAAGCTCGATCGCGCGATTTACGAAGCCCTCGCGAACTACGGACACAGCGGCATCGAGGTTCATTCCGGGGAAAAACCGCCCGCGTACGCCGGCGAACTCTACTATCATGCCTGCATCCCGTTCGATCGCTGGCCGCCGCTCTTTTCGGGAAGCAGCCTGCAGGAAGATATCTGGTCGCTCGTCGATGTGGCGGCCGATTCGGATCACGAATCATTCCCGCCGCCGCCGGGAAGCCCGCACGTTTGCAATATTCGCATGCTGATACCCGCGCGTTACGGAGCAGTGATATCGGGAGCCGAAACGCATCGCATTACGGTGCAGCAGCCATTCCCGCCAGATGCGAACTTCGCGGGCAAGTTCGTCATCGTCGGTGCTGCCGAGCACGACGTGCATGAAGAGTCGCACCACCCCGGTCCGGATCTGCTCGCCTGGGCGATCGGCGATGAGCGCGCGTTTCTGCGGTTCGATCCGGCAACGCCCGACCGGCCCGGCGCGCTGCTCTTCCTCGTCATCGCGTTCTCGCTGATCACGGTCGGCGCATTCGTCGCGTTGTTTTTCGCATTGCGGCGACTGCCGCTCGGCGCGTTGCGCTCGGCATTGCCCTGGATTGCCGCAGGGCTCGCCTTGGGCTGCGGAATCGTAGTATTCATCGCTTTCGAAGTCGCGATGTTTACGATGGCGAATAAAATCCAACCGCAGGTCTCGCTCGTCGCGCTCGGTATGCTCCTGGCCGCAGTCCTCTGCGGCGTCTGGGGTGCCCGCATGGAGTTCGAGGTGTTGCAGCAGATCGGCGGCGACCCCACGCGCGAAGCATACGACTGGGACGTCTTCATCAGCTACGCGCATGAGGAGATGGATTGGGTCGTCGCCAACGTCTACGAGCCGCTGAAGCGCGCGCAGCCGGCAAACGGCAGAGCGTTGAAGATCTTCTTCGACAAAAATTCCATCCGGTACGCGGCCGTCTGGCAAGACAACATCGTGCATTCGATCGCCGGGAGCCGCTTCGTCGTTGCGGTTTTCTCGGAGGTCTATTTTAGCCGCCCGTATTGCAATTGGGAGATCCGCCGCGCGTACCGGAAGTTGATCGACCGCGGACTGGACTCGCGGGTCGTCTTTGGGGTGATGCGCGGAAAGGTCGCGGTCCCGAAGGCGATCGATGACATCCAGTACGAGAGCATCGAGGACAACCCGGGACTTATGGATCAGTTCATCGCTGAAATTACCGCGCGCCTGGAGCAAACCTGA